One Camelina sativa cultivar DH55 unplaced genomic scaffold, Cs unpScaffold00519, whole genome shotgun sequence genomic region harbors:
- the LOC104773373 gene encoding probable L-gulonolactone oxidase 6 has product MLMVVAVTGNLVTISFLTEHSYGAFSDRAICRASAVAYPTTEKELLQVVAAGTRERQKMRVVTRFSHSTTKLACVDGEDGRLISTELLNHTLNVDRDAMTITVESGVSLRQLIGDAAKVGLALRMAPHWWGLTVGGMMSTGAHGSSWDGEHGGTAFHDYVIEMRMVTSAPPDQGYSMVRIFKQSNFTELDAARVSLGVFGVISQVTVQLELMFKRSISYMTIKDSDLVEMVEKHGSRYEFPDIMWYPSKGEVTYRMDDRVSVDIPGSGSYDSLLFAAKNSKLLAFQRSREEGLELERNSEKICTVAEGISAYFNSLSYGLSNDGMNYSGYPVIGNHSDMMSSGGCLDSKEDALATACPWDSRIHGQFFHQTTFTIPLRNVKAFISDIQSLVKIEPKALCGLDLYNGVLIRYVQPSFAYLGIEFEGMEFEFTYYRSRDPLMPRMYEDFFEEIEQMGLFKYEGLPHWGKNRNVAFINAIDKYQDAAFFLMMKQMFDPLGLFSSKWTDAVLGLGGDLTVDTEGCALEGLCICSKDVHCSPTNGYFCRPGKIYKAARVCAHL; this is encoded by the exons ATGTTGAT GGTTGTAGCAGTGACTGGTAATTTGGTTACTATT AGTTTTCTTACGGAGCATTCATACGGAGCATTCTCTGATCGAGCCATCTGTAGAGCATCTGCTGTGGCGTACCCGACCACCGAGAAGGAGCTCTTACAAGTCGTGGCTGCAGGAACACGCGAAAGACAGAAGATGCGCGTTGTTACACGCTTTTCTCACAGCACTACCAAGTTAGCTTGTGTCGATGGAGAAGATGGTAGACTTATCAGCACCGAGCTTCTCAACCACACGTTGAATGTTGATAGAGATGCCATGACGATCACGGTTGAGAGTGGTGTCTCACTGCGCCAGCTCATAGGTGATGCTGCAAAAGTCGGACTGGCGTTGAGAATGGCGCCACACTGGTGGGGGCTAACAGTTGGTGGTATGATGTCTACCGGAGCCCACGGAAGTTCTTGGGATGGGGAGCATGGGGGAACTGCTTTTCATGACTACGTCATCGAGATGCGAATGGTAACCTCTGCTCCTCCTGATCAAGGGTACTCCATGGTTAGAATTTTCAAGCAGAGCAACTTCACTGAGTTGGACGCCGCTAGAGTTTCTCTAGGCGTATTTGGTGTTATATCTCAG GTGACGGTTCAGTTGGAGTTAATGTTCAAAAGATCAATCAGCTATATGACCATTAAGGATAGCGATCTTGTAGAGATGGTTGAGAAGCACGGAAGTCGGTACGAGTTTCCTGATATAATGTGGTACCCCAGCAAAGGAGAAGTCACTTACCGGATGGATGATCGGGTTTCAGTGGACATCCCTGGCAGTGGCTCATATGATTCCTTACTGTTCGCagccaaaaactcaaaattgcTGGCATTCCAAAGATCAAGAG aagaaGGGCTAGAATTGGAAAGGAACTCAGAAAAGATTTGCACAGTGGCGGAGGGCATTTCCGCTTACTTTAATAGTCTATCATATGGTTTGTCGAATGATG GTATGAATTATTCTGGCTATCCAGTGATTGGAAACCACAGCGATATGATGTCATCAGGAGGTTGTCTGGATAGTAAAGAAGATGCATTGGCCACGGCTTGTCCCTGGGACTCCCGCATACATGGCCAATTTTTTCATCAGACCACTTTCACCATACCCCTTAGGAACGTGAAGGCATTTATCAGCGACATCCAAAGTCTGGTCAAGATCGAACCAAAGGCTTTATGCGGACTCGATTTATACAATGGTGTGTTGATCCGGTATGTTCAACCATCATTTGCATACTTGGGCATCGAATTTGAGGGTATGGAATTCGAATTTACATACTATAGAAGCAGAGACCCGTTGATGCCTCGGATGTATGAAGATTTTTTCGAGGAGATCGAGCAGATGGGTTTGTTCAAGTACGAGGGGCTGCCACATTGGGGCAAGAACAGAAACGTTGCATTTATCAACGCCATTGACAAGTACCAGGATGCAGCTTTtttcttgatgatgaagcaGATGTTTGACCCACTAGGCCTATTTTCAAGCAAATGGACAGACGCAGTATTGGGTTTGGGAGGCGACCTTACCGTAGATACAGAAGGTTGTGCATTGGAGGGGTTGTGCATCTGTTCGAAAGATGTGCATTGTTCCCCTACCAATGGTTACTTCTGTCGACCTGGGAAGATCTACAAGGCAGCGCGCGTCTGTGCCCACTTATGA